A DNA window from Pseudomonas sp. B21-056 contains the following coding sequences:
- a CDS encoding sarcosine oxidase subunit delta codes for MLHIFCPHCGELRSEEEFHAGGQAHIPRPLDPNGCTDEQWGDYMFFRDNPRGLHHELWIHAAGCRQYFNATRDTVSYEILETYKIGQKPQFTNKADSPKAAAQALGEKV; via the coding sequence ATGTTGCACATCTTCTGTCCTCATTGCGGCGAACTGCGCTCCGAAGAGGAATTCCATGCCGGCGGCCAGGCACACATCCCGCGCCCACTGGATCCGAACGGCTGCACCGACGAACAGTGGGGCGACTACATGTTCTTCCGCGACAACCCGCGCGGCTTGCACCATGAGCTGTGGATCCATGCCGCCGGTTGCCGTCAGTACTTCAACGCGACCCGTGACACCGTGAGCTACGAAATCCTGGAAACCTACAAGATCGGCCAAAAGCCGCAATTCACCAACAAGGCTGACAGTCCGAAAGCGGCCGCACAGGCTCTGGGAGAGAAGGTATGA
- a CDS encoding sarcosine oxidase subunit beta, with the protein MQRYSGFGLFKHSLSHHENWQRMWRTPTPKKVYDVVIVGGGGHGLATAYYLAKEHGITNVAVVEKGYLGGGNTARNTTIVRSNYLWDESAHLYEHAMKLWEGLSQDLNYNVMFSQRGVYNLCHTLQDIRDSERRVNANRLNGVDGELLNAKQVADEIPYLDCSKNTRYPVLGATVQRRGGVARHDAVAWGFARAADALGVDLIQQTEVIGFRKENGVCIGVETNKGFIGAKRVGVVTAGNSGHMAKLAGFRLPLESHPLQALVSEPIKPIIDSVIMSNAVHGYISQSDKGDLVIGAGIDGYNGYGQRGSYPVIEHTVQAIVEMFPVLSRVRMNRQWGGIVDTSPDACPIISKTPVPNMFFNCGWGTGGFKATPGSGNVFAASLAKGEMHPLAAPFSMDRFHSGALIDEHGAAAVAH; encoded by the coding sequence ATGCAACGCTATTCGGGCTTCGGCCTCTTCAAGCACTCTCTCAGCCATCACGAAAACTGGCAGCGGATGTGGCGTACGCCGACGCCGAAAAAGGTCTACGACGTGGTCATCGTCGGCGGTGGCGGGCATGGTCTGGCGACCGCCTACTACCTGGCCAAGGAACACGGCATCACCAACGTGGCCGTGGTCGAGAAAGGTTACCTGGGCGGTGGTAACACCGCCCGTAACACCACCATCGTGCGCTCCAACTACCTGTGGGACGAATCGGCCCACCTGTACGAGCACGCGATGAAGCTCTGGGAAGGCCTGTCCCAGGACCTGAACTACAACGTGATGTTCTCCCAGCGCGGTGTGTACAACCTGTGCCACACCCTGCAGGACATCCGTGACTCCGAGCGTCGGGTCAACGCCAACCGCCTCAACGGCGTGGACGGCGAACTGCTCAACGCCAAGCAAGTGGCCGACGAGATTCCATATCTGGACTGCTCGAAGAACACCCGCTATCCGGTATTGGGTGCGACTGTCCAGCGTCGCGGCGGCGTGGCCCGTCACGATGCCGTGGCCTGGGGCTTTGCCCGGGCCGCCGACGCCTTGGGCGTGGACCTGATCCAGCAGACCGAAGTGATCGGTTTCCGCAAGGAAAACGGCGTGTGCATCGGCGTGGAAACCAACAAGGGTTTCATCGGCGCCAAGCGCGTCGGCGTCGTGACCGCCGGTAACTCGGGGCACATGGCCAAGCTGGCCGGCTTCCGCCTGCCGCTCGAGTCGCACCCGCTGCAAGCCCTGGTGTCCGAGCCGATCAAGCCGATCATCGACAGCGTGATCATGTCCAACGCCGTGCACGGCTACATCAGCCAGTCCGACAAGGGCGACCTGGTGATCGGTGCCGGTATCGACGGCTACAACGGCTACGGCCAGCGTGGTTCGTACCCGGTGATCGAACACACCGTCCAGGCCATCGTCGAGATGTTCCCGGTGCTCTCGCGGGTGCGCATGAACCGCCAGTGGGGCGGTATCGTCGACACCTCGCCGGACGCCTGCCCGATCATCTCCAAGACGCCGGTGCCGAACATGTTTTTCAACTGCGGTTGGGGTACCGGTGGCTTCAAGGCCACCCCAGGTTCGGGCAACGTGTTTGCCGCCAGCCTGGCCAAGGGGGAAATGCACCCGCTGGCCGCACCGTTTTCCATGGACCGTTTCCACAGCGGTGCACTGATCGACGAACACGGCGCTGCTGCCGTCGCCCACTAA
- the glyA gene encoding serine hydroxymethyltransferase, with amino-acid sequence MFSKQDQIQGYDDALLAAMNAEEQRQEDHIELIASENYTSKRVMQAQGSGLTNKYAEGYPGKRYYGGCEHVDKVEALAIERAKQLFGADYANVQPHSGSSANSAVYLALLQAGDTILGMSLAHGGHLTHGAKVSSSGKLYNAVQYGIDTTTGLIDYDEVERLAVEHKPKMIVAGFSAYSKTLDFPRFRAIADKVGALLFVDMAHVAGLVAAGLYPNPLPYADVVTTTTHKTLRGPRGGLILAKSNEEIEKKLNAAVFPGAQGGPLMHVIAGKAVCFKEALEPGFKAYQQQVIENAQAMAGVFIKRGYDVVSGGTDNHLFLVSLIRQGLTGKDADAALGRAHITVNKNAVPNDPQSPFVTSGLRIGTPAVTTRGFKVSQCVTLAGWICDILDNLGDADVEANVAQQVAALCADFPVYR; translated from the coding sequence ATGTTCAGCAAGCAAGACCAGATCCAAGGTTACGATGATGCACTGCTGGCGGCGATGAACGCCGAAGAGCAACGCCAGGAAGATCACATCGAACTGATCGCGTCAGAAAACTACACCAGCAAGCGTGTCATGCAGGCCCAGGGCAGCGGCCTGACCAACAAGTACGCCGAAGGCTATCCAGGCAAGCGCTACTACGGTGGCTGCGAGCACGTCGACAAGGTCGAAGCCCTGGCCATCGAGCGCGCCAAGCAACTGTTCGGTGCCGATTACGCCAACGTCCAGCCGCACTCCGGTTCTTCGGCCAACAGCGCCGTGTACCTGGCCCTGCTGCAGGCCGGCGACACCATCCTGGGCATGAGCCTGGCCCATGGCGGTCACCTGACCCACGGTGCCAAAGTGTCGTCCTCGGGCAAGCTCTACAACGCCGTGCAGTACGGCATCGACACCACCACCGGCCTGATCGACTACGACGAAGTCGAGCGCCTGGCGGTCGAGCACAAGCCGAAAATGATCGTTGCCGGTTTCTCGGCCTACTCCAAGACCCTGGATTTCCCGCGTTTCCGTGCAATCGCCGATAAGGTCGGTGCCTTGCTGTTCGTCGACATGGCCCACGTCGCTGGTCTGGTGGCTGCCGGTCTGTACCCGAACCCACTGCCTTACGCCGACGTGGTCACCACCACCACCCACAAGACCCTGCGTGGTCCACGTGGCGGCCTGATCCTGGCCAAGTCCAACGAAGAAATCGAGAAGAAGCTCAACGCCGCGGTATTCCCGGGCGCCCAGGGCGGCCCGCTGATGCACGTGATCGCTGGCAAGGCGGTGTGCTTCAAGGAAGCGCTGGAGCCTGGTTTCAAGGCCTATCAGCAGCAAGTGATCGAAAACGCCCAGGCCATGGCTGGCGTGTTCATCAAGCGCGGCTACGATGTAGTGTCCGGCGGCACCGATAACCACCTGTTCCTGGTCAGCCTGATCCGTCAGGGCCTGACCGGCAAGGACGCCGATGCCGCCCTGGGCCGCGCCCACATCACCGTCAACAAGAACGCCGTGCCGAACGACCCGCAGTCGCCATTCGTGACCTCGGGCCTGCGCATCGGTACTCCGGCGGTGACCACTCGCGGTTTCAAGGTTTCCCAGTGCGTCACGCTGGCCGGTTGGATCTGCGACATCCTCGACAACCTCGGCGACGCCGATGTCGAGGCCAATGTTGCCCAGCAAGTGGCAGCCCTGTGCGCGGACTTCCCGGTTTATCGCTGA
- a CDS encoding conjugal transfer protein TraX, whose translation MNRRDGALDLLKWLALLAMVLDHLRYVGFSADWLYVPGRLAFPWFCLAMAANLARDGGAVMPWRYLGWLLLFGAISEIPYRLFIPDPSTLNVLPTLILGLLVARGWQAPGREARCLAVAALLLAALCSTQLMFGFFGVLLPLAMLLVFRRPWYFALLPGLVCLAANQWRVLYGAAWLGNEVAVAGMLACLFAPGLGLVLLRQAGGFHPPAMRRWAYALYPGHFLALLAVRQVLA comes from the coding sequence ATGAACCGGCGCGACGGAGCGTTGGACCTGCTCAAATGGCTGGCTCTGTTGGCGATGGTGCTCGATCATCTGCGATATGTCGGTTTCTCCGCCGATTGGTTGTATGTGCCGGGGCGCCTGGCATTCCCGTGGTTCTGCCTGGCGATGGCGGCGAACCTGGCGCGGGATGGGGGTGCTGTCATGCCGTGGCGTTATCTGGGCTGGCTGTTGCTGTTCGGCGCGATCAGTGAAATTCCGTATCGATTGTTCATTCCCGACCCTTCTACGTTGAATGTATTGCCGACGCTGATCCTGGGCCTGCTGGTGGCGCGCGGCTGGCAGGCGCCGGGACGGGAGGCGCGGTGTCTGGCGGTGGCGGCATTGCTGCTGGCGGCACTGTGCTCTACACAGCTGATGTTCGGTTTCTTTGGTGTACTGCTGCCCCTGGCGATGTTGCTGGTGTTTCGACGGCCCTGGTATTTCGCCTTGCTGCCGGGGCTGGTGTGCCTGGCGGCCAATCAATGGCGCGTGCTTTATGGCGCCGCATGGCTGGGAAATGAGGTGGCGGTGGCTGGCATGCTGGCTTGCCTGTTTGCGCCAGGGCTCGGGCTGGTGCTTTTGCGCCAGGCGGGTGGTTTTCATCCGCCGGCGATGCGGCGTTGGGCGTATGCCCTGTATCCCGGGCACTTCCTGGCGTTGCTCGCAGTTCGCCAGGTACTTGCCTGA
- a CDS encoding low specificity L-threonine aldolase: MTDKSQQFASDNYSGICPEAWAAMEEANQGHQRAYGDDEWTHRAADDFRALFETDCEVFFAFNGTAANSLALSSLCQSYHSVICSETAHVETDECGAPEFFSNGSKLLLARTENGKLTPDSIREIALKRQDIHYPKPRVVTLTQATEVGSVYTPDEIRAISTTCKELGLNLHMDGARFSNACAFLGCSPADLTWKVGVDVLCFGGTKNGMAVGEAILFFNHDLAVDFDYRCKQAGQLASKMRFLSAPWVGLLQNDAWLKHARHANHCAQLLAQLVSDIRGVELMFPVQANGVFLQLSEPAIVALTARGWRFYTFIGKGGARFMCSWDTEEARVRELAADIREVMSA, from the coding sequence ATGACCGACAAGAGTCAACAGTTTGCCAGCGACAACTATTCCGGCATTTGCCCCGAAGCCTGGGCGGCCATGGAAGAAGCCAACCAGGGCCATCAACGCGCCTACGGCGATGATGAGTGGACCCACCGGGCGGCCGATGATTTCCGCGCCCTGTTCGAAACCGACTGCGAAGTGTTCTTCGCGTTCAACGGCACGGCGGCCAATTCCCTGGCGTTGTCCTCGCTGTGCCAGAGTTACCACAGCGTGATCTGCTCGGAAACCGCCCACGTCGAAACCGACGAATGCGGCGCGCCGGAATTCTTCTCCAACGGTTCCAAACTGCTGTTGGCGCGCACTGAAAACGGCAAGCTGACCCCTGACTCGATCCGCGAAATTGCCCTCAAGCGCCAGGACATCCACTACCCCAAGCCCCGGGTCGTGACCCTGACCCAGGCCACGGAAGTCGGCAGCGTCTATACCCCGGACGAAATCCGCGCCATCAGCACCACCTGCAAGGAACTGGGGCTGAACCTGCACATGGACGGCGCGCGGTTTTCCAATGCCTGCGCCTTCCTCGGCTGCTCGCCGGCAGACCTGACCTGGAAAGTGGGCGTGGACGTGCTGTGCTTCGGCGGCACGAAAAACGGCATGGCGGTGGGTGAAGCCATCCTGTTCTTCAACCACGACCTGGCGGTGGACTTCGACTACCGCTGCAAACAGGCCGGGCAACTGGCGTCGAAAATGCGCTTCCTCTCCGCCCCCTGGGTCGGCCTGCTGCAAAACGACGCCTGGCTCAAACACGCCCGCCACGCCAACCACTGCGCCCAACTGCTGGCACAACTGGTGAGCGACATCCGCGGCGTGGAACTGATGTTCCCGGTCCAGGCCAACGGCGTGTTCCTGCAACTCTCGGAACCGGCCATCGTCGCCCTCACCGCCCGCGGCTGGCGCTTCTACACCTTCATCGGCAAGGGCGGCGCCCGCTTCATGTGCTCGTGGGATACCGAAGAGGCGCGAGTGCGGGAACTGGCGGCGGATATTCGGGAAGTGATGAGCGCCTGA
- a CDS encoding REP-associated tyrosine transposase, protein MGRSRYVITEPDKPHFLTCTLMEWLPLFVRPYLVDHLLDCWRYQQAHQDLQLLGYVVLENHLHFIAQAPNLNKCLRQFKSFTARQIIDDLQSKGAERALQRLRFSKRAHKKDRVYQLWQEGSHAEQIHSETVMRQKLDYIHFNPVKRGYVELPEHWRYSSARNYAGMEGLIEIQRW, encoded by the coding sequence ATGGGCCGGAGCCGCTACGTCATCACCGAACCTGACAAACCGCACTTTCTCACCTGCACGCTCATGGAGTGGCTGCCGCTGTTTGTACGGCCCTACCTCGTCGATCACCTGCTCGATTGCTGGCGTTATCAGCAAGCCCACCAGGACCTGCAACTGCTGGGTTATGTCGTTCTGGAGAATCATCTGCATTTCATCGCCCAGGCACCGAACCTGAACAAGTGCTTGCGCCAGTTCAAATCATTTACGGCACGCCAGATCATTGATGACCTGCAGAGCAAAGGCGCAGAGCGAGCGTTGCAACGCCTGAGGTTCAGCAAGCGCGCTCACAAGAAGGACCGGGTGTATCAGCTTTGGCAGGAAGGCTCACATGCGGAGCAGATTCATAGCGAAACGGTCATGCGCCAAAAGTTGGATTACATCCACTTCAACCCGGTGAAGCGTGGGTATGTGGAACTACCGGAACATTGGCGGTATTCCAGTGCGCGCAATTATGCGGGGATGGAAGGCTTGATCGAGATTCAACGATGGTAG
- the gbcB gene encoding glycine-betaine demethylase subunit GbcB has translation MSNNFLNPVTTQTWANGRHIVRCVKVIQETWDVRTFCFMADQPIMFFFKPGQFVTLELEIEGQPIMRSYTISSSPSVPYSFSVTIKRVPGGKVSNWLHDTLHEGQELAVHGPVGLFNAIDFSAPKVLYLSGGVGITPVMSMARWYYDTNGNVDMVFIHSARSPKDIIYHRELEHMASRIDNFSLHLICEKHGLGEPWAGYRGYLNHKMLELMAPDFMEREVFCCGPTPYMNAVKRLLEAAGFDMKRYHEESFGATPPEARADAVEQAEQAADAPEVDAADLHLVEFTSSGKSIRVAPGETVHAAAAKLGMMIPKACGMGICGTCKVLKLGGEVEMDHNGGITEDDEAEGYILSCCSVPKGDVRIEF, from the coding sequence ATGTCCAATAATTTCCTGAACCCGGTCACGACCCAGACCTGGGCCAATGGCCGACATATCGTACGTTGCGTCAAAGTCATCCAGGAAACCTGGGATGTGCGCACGTTCTGCTTCATGGCCGACCAGCCGATCATGTTCTTTTTCAAGCCGGGGCAGTTTGTCACCCTGGAGCTGGAAATCGAAGGCCAGCCGATCATGCGCTCCTACACCATCTCCAGCTCGCCGTCGGTGCCCTACAGCTTTTCGGTGACCATCAAGCGTGTGCCGGGGGGTAAGGTCTCCAACTGGCTGCACGACACCCTGCACGAAGGCCAGGAGCTGGCGGTGCACGGGCCGGTGGGGCTGTTCAACGCCATCGACTTCTCCGCTCCGAAGGTGCTCTACCTCAGCGGCGGCGTCGGCATCACCCCGGTGATGTCCATGGCGCGCTGGTACTACGACACCAACGGCAACGTCGACATGGTGTTCATCCACAGCGCCCGTTCGCCCAAGGACATCATCTATCACCGCGAGCTGGAACACATGGCGTCGCGGATCGACAACTTCAGCCTGCACCTGATCTGCGAGAAACATGGCCTGGGCGAGCCCTGGGCCGGTTATCGCGGTTACCTGAACCACAAGATGCTGGAGCTGATGGCGCCGGACTTCATGGAGCGCGAAGTGTTCTGCTGCGGCCCGACGCCGTACATGAACGCGGTCAAGCGTCTGCTGGAAGCCGCCGGCTTCGACATGAAGCGTTACCACGAGGAATCCTTCGGTGCCACGCCACCGGAAGCCCGCGCTGATGCGGTGGAGCAGGCCGAACAGGCCGCCGATGCACCCGAGGTCGATGCCGCGGACCTGCACCTGGTGGAGTTCACCTCCTCCGGCAAGAGCATCCGCGTGGCGCCGGGAGAAACCGTCCACGCCGCCGCCGCCAAGCTCGGCATGATGATCCCCAAGGCCTGCGGCATGGGCATCTGCGGGACCTGTAAGGTGTTGAAGCTGGGCGGGGAAGTGGAGATGGACCACAACGGCGGGATCACCGAGGACGACGAGGCCGAAGGCTACATCCTGTCGTGCTGCAGCGTGCCGAAGGGGGATGTGCGGATCGAGTTTTGA
- the gbcA gene encoding glycine-betaine demethylase subunit GbcA, with amino-acid sequence MDVTTTLSLGDPLEPARKATVQMLQERERTYSLPQPFYSDERLFDIDMQEIFQKEWLIAGMTCEIPAKGNYLTLQVGKNPIIVIRGADGVVHAFHNVCRHRGSRLCTSEKGKVAKLVCHYHQWTYELDGRLLFAGTEMGADFDMKQYGLKPVNVKTAGGYIFISLAENPPAIDDFLSTLSHYMEPYDMENTKVAVQTTLMEKANWKLVLENNRECYHCGGSHPELLKTLLEWDDVTDPRADQAFKDHVAASAAAWDAEKIPYAHASFGLRNRIVRMPLLKGTVSMTMDGKQGCAKLMGRIKNPDLGSMRILHLPHSWNHCMGDHIIVFTVWPISAQETMVTTKWIVHKDAVEGVDYDVARMREVWDATNDQDRRLAEENQRGINSTAYQPGPYSKTYEFGVVNFVDWYSGRMLNNLGAEPAPYLKGIKVQA; translated from the coding sequence ATGGACGTGACCACAACCCTGAGCCTGGGCGATCCACTGGAACCCGCACGCAAGGCCACCGTGCAGATGTTGCAAGAACGCGAGCGCACCTACTCGCTGCCGCAGCCATTCTATAGCGACGAGCGTCTGTTCGACATCGACATGCAGGAGATCTTCCAGAAGGAATGGCTGATCGCCGGCATGACCTGCGAGATCCCGGCCAAGGGCAACTACCTGACCCTGCAAGTGGGCAAGAACCCGATCATCGTGATCCGCGGTGCCGACGGCGTGGTCCACGCCTTCCACAACGTCTGCCGCCACCGTGGTTCGCGCTTGTGCACCAGCGAAAAGGGCAAGGTCGCCAAACTGGTCTGCCATTACCACCAGTGGACCTACGAGCTGGACGGGCGCCTGTTGTTCGCCGGCACCGAAATGGGCGCCGACTTCGACATGAAGCAGTACGGCCTCAAGCCGGTGAATGTGAAGACCGCCGGTGGCTACATCTTCATCAGCCTGGCGGAGAACCCGCCGGCCATCGATGATTTCCTGTCGACACTGAGCCATTACATGGAACCCTACGACATGGAAAACACCAAGGTGGCGGTGCAAACCACCTTGATGGAAAAGGCCAACTGGAAACTGGTGCTGGAAAACAACCGCGAGTGCTACCACTGCGGCGGTTCGCACCCCGAATTGCTCAAGACCCTGCTGGAATGGGACGACGTCACCGACCCACGCGCCGACCAGGCGTTCAAGGACCACGTGGCCGCTTCCGCTGCCGCCTGGGATGCCGAGAAGATTCCTTACGCCCACGCCAGCTTCGGCCTGCGTAACCGCATCGTGCGCATGCCGCTGCTCAAGGGCACCGTGTCGATGACCATGGACGGCAAACAGGGCTGCGCCAAGCTGATGGGCCGCATCAAGAACCCGGACCTGGGCTCGATGCGCATCCTGCACCTGCCGCACTCGTGGAACCACTGCATGGGCGACCACATCATCGTGTTCACCGTGTGGCCGATCAGTGCCCAGGAAACCATGGTCACCACCAAGTGGATCGTGCACAAGGACGCGGTCGAAGGCGTGGACTACGACGTGGCGCGCATGCGCGAAGTCTGGGACGCCACCAACGACCAGGACCGTCGCCTGGCCGAAGAAAACCAGCGCGGTATCAACTCCACCGCCTACCAGCCAGGTCCGTACTCCAAGACCTATGAGTTCGGCGTGGTGAACTTCGTGGACTGGTACAGCGGCCGCATGCTCAACAACCTGGGGGCCGAGCCTGCGCCGTACCTCAAGGGCATCAAGGTCCAGGCCTAA
- a CDS encoding metallophosphoesterase, producing MSLLHHWEHEFDKVKVRLHGLVTRLEMSWKKLVNDLEPEEFQAIVKLLQRGHDQAQHVIDHGDLPDDEPAVPWELSHGLSILKIGNAKPLPQSEDELPTRVLKDGTLLGCRKWELLDLLWSEALLKWIENLRHHATFATNPALVKMDSDVVLAIAGDWGTGPFDSHAPAVAVANQMQLAQADFTIHLGDVYYAGTHSQEDVDMVGWPQGKHGSFTLNSNHEMYSGAHGYFKELAARFPVQQGTSYFALYNDDWLVVGLDSAYASDAMNLYMDGTLNTQQIDWMKSLPKRKKLMVLSHHQGFDISGHNKTALYQPVCDALGREPDYWYWGHLHNGICYATQGGLHARCAGHGAIPYGTTSELNGHARVLWSETKLAGDEVYPERVLNGYVKVQLSGEEIIETFYGEDGSVRWCSK from the coding sequence ATGTCATTACTGCACCATTGGGAACATGAGTTCGACAAGGTCAAGGTCCGCCTGCACGGGTTGGTCACGCGGTTGGAAATGTCCTGGAAGAAACTGGTCAACGACCTGGAGCCCGAGGAGTTCCAGGCCATCGTCAAGCTGTTGCAGCGGGGCCACGACCAGGCCCAGCACGTGATCGACCATGGCGACCTGCCGGACGACGAGCCGGCCGTGCCATGGGAGTTGTCCCACGGCCTGTCGATCCTGAAGATCGGCAACGCCAAGCCCTTGCCACAAAGCGAGGACGAATTGCCGACCCGGGTGCTCAAGGACGGTACCTTGCTGGGTTGCCGCAAGTGGGAACTGCTGGACTTGTTGTGGAGCGAGGCGCTGCTCAAGTGGATCGAGAATCTGCGCCACCACGCGACGTTCGCCACCAACCCGGCGTTGGTGAAAATGGACAGCGACGTGGTGCTGGCCATCGCCGGCGACTGGGGCACCGGGCCGTTCGACAGCCACGCCCCGGCGGTCGCGGTGGCCAATCAGATGCAACTGGCCCAGGCTGATTTCACCATCCACCTGGGGGACGTCTATTACGCCGGTACCCATTCCCAGGAAGACGTCGACATGGTCGGCTGGCCCCAGGGCAAGCACGGTTCATTCACCCTCAACTCCAACCATGAGATGTACAGCGGCGCCCATGGCTATTTCAAGGAGCTGGCTGCGCGTTTTCCGGTGCAGCAGGGCACCAGTTATTTCGCCTTGTACAACGACGACTGGCTGGTGGTCGGCCTCGACAGCGCCTATGCCTCGGACGCCATGAACCTGTACATGGACGGCACCCTCAACACCCAGCAGATCGACTGGATGAAAAGCCTGCCCAAGCGCAAGAAGCTGATGGTGCTCAGTCATCACCAGGGGTTCGATATTTCCGGGCACAACAAGACCGCGCTGTACCAACCGGTGTGCGATGCGCTGGGGCGTGAGCCGGACTACTGGTACTGGGGTCACCTGCACAACGGCATCTGCTACGCCACCCAGGGCGGCTTGCATGCACGGTGCGCCGGGCATGGGGCGATTCCCTATGGCACCACCAGCGAGCTGAACGGGCATGCGCGGGTGTTGTGGTCGGAGACGAAACTGGCCGGGGATGAGGTGTACCCGGAGCGGGTGTTGAACGGGTATGTGAAGGTGCAGTTGAGCGGGGAGGAGATTATCGAGACGTTCTACGGGGAGGATGGGTCGGTGCGGTGGTGTTCGAAGTAA